In Spirobacillus cienkowskii, a genomic segment contains:
- the sufB gene encoding Fe-S cluster assembly protein SufB: MKNNKKDEIENFDASQVGMLDEYKYGFHVKENYIFKGAKSSAGLTKEIVTEISQFKREPQWMLDIRLNALEIFNQKPMPTWGDTNSLNEIDFTNIHYFVRPTERVGTSWDEVPSEIKDTFERLGIPEAERKFLAGVSAQFESEVVYHSMQKSLEEKGVLFFDMDTGLREHSEIVKKYFATVIPAHDNKFAALNTAVWSGGSFIYVPKGVHVEIPLQAYFRINTENMGQFERTLIIADEGSSVHYIEGCTAPVYRSDSLHSAVVELIAMKNAKIRYTTIQNWSKNIFNLVTKRAYAYDNALVEWVDGNIGSKLTMKYPAVYLMGPGARGEILSVAFAGKHMHQDAGAKIIHAAPNTSSVITSKSISKDGGHTTYRGLVKIPKGMKGCKSKVQCDALLMDDNSASVTYPTMEIEEQEGTEVGHEASVSRVSDEQIYYLTSRGFSERQATLMVVNGFIEEFVKELPMEYAVELNRLIEIEFEGVG; this comes from the coding sequence ATGAAAAATAATAAAAAAGATGAAATTGAAAACTTTGATGCTTCTCAAGTTGGCATGTTAGATGAATACAAATATGGCTTTCATGTTAAAGAAAATTATATCTTTAAAGGAGCAAAATCATCAGCAGGTTTGACAAAAGAAATTGTCACAGAAATTTCTCAATTTAAACGTGAGCCGCAGTGGATGCTAGATATTAGACTTAATGCGTTAGAAATTTTTAATCAAAAGCCAATGCCAACCTGGGGTGATACAAATTCTTTAAATGAAATTGATTTTACAAATATCCATTACTTTGTTCGTCCTACAGAACGTGTGGGCACAAGTTGGGATGAAGTTCCTTCAGAAATTAAAGACACCTTTGAGCGTTTAGGAATACCTGAGGCGGAGCGAAAATTTTTGGCAGGTGTTTCGGCACAATTTGAATCTGAAGTTGTGTACCATAGTATGCAAAAAAGTCTCGAAGAAAAGGGTGTGCTTTTTTTTGATATGGACACGGGCTTGCGTGAACATTCAGAAATTGTAAAAAAATATTTTGCCACAGTCATTCCTGCACACGATAATAAATTTGCTGCATTAAATACCGCTGTATGGAGTGGTGGTAGTTTTATTTATGTGCCAAAAGGTGTGCATGTTGAAATTCCTCTGCAAGCATATTTTAGAATTAACACAGAAAATATGGGGCAATTTGAAAGAACATTAATTATTGCTGACGAAGGTTCTTCTGTTCATTACATCGAAGGGTGCACGGCTCCTGTTTATCGCTCTGATTCTTTGCATTCTGCAGTGGTCGAATTGATTGCAATGAAAAATGCAAAAATTAGGTATACAACAATACAAAATTGGTCAAAAAATATTTTTAATTTAGTGACTAAAAGAGCCTATGCATACGACAATGCGTTGGTTGAGTGGGTTGATGGAAACATTGGCTCAAAACTAACGATGAAGTACCCTGCTGTGTATTTAATGGGACCAGGTGCTCGTGGAGAAATTTTATCTGTAGCGTTTGCAGGGAAACATATGCATCAAGATGCAGGAGCTAAAATCATTCACGCAGCACCTAATACATCAAGCGTTATTACCTCAAAATCGATTTCAAAAGATGGCGGGCATACAACCTATCGTGGTTTAGTCAAAATCCCTAAGGGAATGAAGGGATGCAAAAGTAAGGTGCAATGTGATGCATTGCTGATGGATGATAATTCTGCTTCTGTAACTTATCCAACAATGGAAATTGAAGAACAAGAAGGAACAGAGGTTGGTCACGAAGCAAGTGTGAGCCGCGTGAGTGATGAGCAAATTTATTATCTAACAAGTCGTGGTTTTTCTGAACGCCAAGCCACTTTAATGGTTGTCAATGGCTTTATTGAAGAGTTTGTTAAAGAATTGCCTATGGAATATGCAGTAGAATTAAATCGTTTGATTGAAATTGAATTTGAAGGGGTGGGTTAA
- a CDS encoding SufD family Fe-S cluster assembly protein, with protein MSFDPLNAPKLAMCPQYPEESWRKTNPESFFLPESEVLNFQGGSILDTCDKKFFPWKVSYRAFDEQFSQLQKLDVLLGNNGKQSLFKELHRIIFVEINHGSVEAYTAKQLKSFVEISSSPYDVESVAPRSDIGFALGSRLKLSSPHEIKIRVESVNQEIPLLIIANNLSPSFNQSYTALKCVIAEASTVDFALFDGAAGFAYLRHTLELESHATLKQLWYHNSDLNVKNATVLLERIVKLSDQAKFYDCQLFIPQGQCRVTSNILVEGAHVEVKSAATVIALNGKFDYEPIQHHKKPHTSSQLNLKMILAGRSRSVFQGLVVIDKSAPKTTALQLNKNLLLSKNARVDASPRLEILPNDVVCKHGSATGEIDKKQLYYLATRGFSQREAQQMIVKSFALEALLHLEEEHVFSSLAECMVDIHLSKLN; from the coding sequence ATGTCTTTCGATCCGCTTAACGCACCAAAGCTTGCAATGTGTCCACAATATCCCGAAGAAAGTTGGCGCAAAACAAATCCTGAAAGTTTCTTTTTGCCTGAATCTGAGGTGTTAAATTTTCAGGGTGGCTCTATTTTAGACACTTGCGACAAAAAATTTTTTCCATGGAAAGTTTCTTACCGAGCATTTGATGAGCAATTTTCTCAATTACAAAAGCTTGATGTGTTATTAGGAAATAATGGAAAACAGTCTTTATTTAAAGAACTGCATCGTATTATTTTTGTAGAAATAAATCATGGTTCTGTTGAAGCCTATACTGCAAAACAACTGAAATCTTTTGTTGAAATTTCTTCGAGCCCCTATGACGTTGAATCTGTCGCCCCAAGAAGTGATATTGGTTTTGCTTTAGGCAGTCGCTTAAAATTAAGCTCTCCTCATGAAATTAAAATTAGAGTTGAGTCTGTAAATCAAGAAATTCCGTTATTAATTATTGCAAACAATTTATCGCCCTCGTTTAATCAATCTTATACCGCTTTAAAGTGTGTGATTGCAGAAGCAAGTACTGTTGATTTTGCATTATTTGATGGTGCTGCGGGATTTGCTTATTTGCGACACACCTTAGAACTCGAGAGCCATGCGACTTTAAAACAGCTTTGGTATCACAATTCAGATCTTAACGTAAAAAATGCAACAGTTCTCCTAGAGCGAATTGTAAAACTTAGTGACCAGGCAAAATTTTACGATTGCCAACTTTTTATTCCGCAGGGGCAGTGTCGGGTGACTTCAAACATTTTAGTTGAAGGAGCGCATGTTGAAGTGAAGTCTGCCGCAACAGTGATTGCTTTAAATGGAAAGTTTGATTACGAACCCATTCAGCATCACAAAAAGCCGCACACCAGTTCTCAATTGAATTTAAAAATGATTCTTGCAGGGAGAAGTCGTTCTGTTTTTCAAGGATTGGTTGTTATCGATAAAAGTGCACCTAAAACAACGGCATTACAACTGAATAAAAATCTTTTGTTGAGTAAGAATGCACGAGTTGATGCGTCTCCACGTCTTGAAATTTTACCGAATGATGTTGTGTGCAAGCATGGTAGTGCAACCGGAGAAATTGATAAAAAGCAGTTGTATTATTTAGCGACTCGTGGTTTTTCTCAACGCGAAGCGCAACAGATGATTGTTAAAAGCTTTGCATTAGAAGCTTTATTGCATTTAGAAGAAGAGCATGTATTTTCTTCTTTGGCAGAATGCATGGTTGATATTCATCTTTCTAAATTAAATTAA
- a CDS encoding Rieske (2Fe-2S) protein, whose product MSFFRVCELSELPFEKPTQFLVDGLEILLVKSLHFDKVWAFDNNCNHADKPLEKGKWNAEAAEITCPFHKAVFSIVERGAVKAPPACVPLNVYSVEIRVEQDASVIYVSLD is encoded by the coding sequence ATGTCTTTTTTTAGAGTTTGTGAACTTAGTGAATTGCCTTTTGAAAAACCAACTCAATTTTTGGTAGATGGCTTAGAAATTTTATTGGTAAAATCCTTGCACTTTGATAAAGTTTGGGCGTTCGATAACAATTGTAATCATGCTGACAAGCCTCTTGAAAAAGGCAAATGGAATGCAGAGGCAGCAGAAATAACATGCCCCTTTCATAAGGCAGTTTTTTCTATTGTTGAGAGGGGTGCTGTAAAAGCCCCTCCAGCATGTGTTCCATTAAACGTATATTCTGTAGAAATACGGGTAGAGCAAGATGCAAGTGTCATCTATGTTTCGCTCGATTAG
- a CDS encoding YajQ family cyclic di-GMP-binding protein: MPSFDIVSEVSVQEVDNAVNQAQKELASRYDFKGKKYELSLDKQKFEMKLTADSESHVMAMADIINSKLLKRGIDLVSLDVDKIKPVGGMLLSQSIRIKQGIEKEIAKKITKAIKDSKLKVDAQIQDKQIRVTGKKIDDLQSVIALLKEKQQELKIPMQFINMKS; the protein is encoded by the coding sequence ATGCCAAGTTTTGATATAGTTTCTGAAGTGAGCGTTCAAGAAGTTGATAATGCAGTCAATCAAGCGCAAAAGGAATTGGCATCACGTTATGATTTTAAGGGTAAAAAGTACGAGCTTAGTTTAGACAAACAAAAATTTGAAATGAAACTTACCGCTGATTCTGAATCTCATGTGATGGCAATGGCAGATATTATAAATTCTAAATTATTAAAAAGAGGCATAGATTTAGTTTCTTTAGATGTCGATAAAATTAAACCCGTTGGCGGTATGCTATTGAGTCAATCAATTCGAATCAAACAGGGTATAGAAAAAGAAATTGCCAAGAAGATTACTAAAGCTATTAAAGACTCTAAATTAAAAGTCGATGCGCAAATTCAAGATAAGCAAATACGAGTGACTGGAAAAAAGATAGATGACTTGCAAAGTGTTATTGCGCTCTTAAAAGAAAAGCAGCAAGAGCTAAAAATTCCGATGCAATTTATAAATATGAAGAGTTAA